Proteins from one Aspergillus nidulans FGSC A4 chromosome VIII genomic window:
- a CDS encoding protein-transporting protein SEC63 (transcript_id=CADANIAT00001826) encodes MSTDYTYDEQGQFFPYFVLTLTGLVTFPLTYNLLKPPKDLENTAPRIRSDFKPEHEDLIEAQKRKRLRKERRIKRIVTVVLGYAIMAYMAYLIVITARASPKIWDPYDILGVSRSANERAITKHYKRLSLLYHPDKIRPDPAKNETIELLNERFVELTKAYKALTDEEVRNNYLQYGHPDGKQSFSIGIALPQFIVTEGNGKYVLLVYGGLLGVLLPYIVGKWWYGSQRYTKERVYVASAGNIFREYKDDITDGGIVNALSSGDEFKEAIPAQKAETGLAKLEQKVLADDNKFLTDQEREAIKGMDDLSRRKALALLWAYLGRVELDDPILNGEKYEVAPIALSLNEAFTAVSLAFGNLRPLLGSFRTSQNLIQAVAPGSSPLLQLPHFTDKVVRSIEGEDVKNHFSVQKFMDMPEEKRRSLTVGAGLLSEQQYTTAITVAKQLPVLKISKAWFKVMGEKVITPSSLVQLVVKARFIPPGSKDVPEPDPADLEDIDPEEGDLDALMGRGPSRNRSVKFADGQNNVNKKVQPPLAHAPYLALDHSPRWQIFLVDGKQGKIAVPPFTFTTFEKPMLDEAGNPTYNVQTLRMQFQAPPQVGDFHFVMHMVCDSYIGLDSKLDITLHIDDPAKAAALEEEDDISEPDEDSIAGQMQALKTGQPPKKKAKKPADDSSDEESDTEGDEGDTSDTNTETDVDD; translated from the exons ATGTCTACGGATTATACCTACGATGAACAG GGTCAATTCTTCCCGTACTTCGTCCTGACCCTGACTGGTCTCGTCACCTTTCCTCTGACATACAATCTCTTGAAACCGCCCAAAG ACCTAGAAAATACCGCTCCCCGGATACGGTCCGACTTCAAGCCTGAACATGAAGACCTCATTGAGGCTCAGAAGCGGAAACGCCTCCGCAAGGAGCGCCGCATCAAGCGCATAGTCACAGTTGTCTTGGGATACGCTATTATGGCATACATGGCTTATTTGATTGTGATTACCGCGCGGGCGTCGCCGAAGATTTGGGATCCCTATGACATTCTCGGTGTGTCAAGG AGCGCCAATGAAAGGGCAATTACCAAACACTACAAGCGTCTCTCACTTCTCTACCACCCCGACAAGATCCGTCCCGACCCAGCGAAGAATGAAACCATCGAACTGCTCAATGAACGCTTTGTGGAACTCACCAAGGCATACAAAGCCCTGACTGATGAAGAAGTTCGCAACAACTACCTCCAGTATGGTCATCCCGATGGCAAACAGAGCTTCAGCATCGGTATCGCTCTTCCGCAGTTTATTGTCACCGAAGGGAATGGTAAATATGTTCTTCTCGTCTATGGTGGCTTGCTCGGTGTACTGCTTCCGTACATTGTCGGAAAATGGTGGTATGGTTCCCAACGATACACTAAGGAAAGAGTCTACGTCGCTAGCGCGGGTAACATCTTCCGAGAATACAAAGATGACATCACGGATGGTGGAATCGTCAACGCCCTTTCCTCTGGCGATGAATTCAAGGAAGCCATCCCAGCTCAAAAAGCAGAGACGGGTCTGGCAAAGCTTGAACAAAAGGTACTAGCTGACGATAACAAATTCTTGACTGACCAGGAACGGGAAGCCATTAAAGGCATGGACGActtgagcagaagaaaggcTTTGGCCTTGTTGTGGGCTTATTTGGGCCGTGTTGAGTTGGACGACCCCATCCTAAATGGAG AAAAGTACGAAGTCGCGCCAATCGCTCTGTCTTTAAATGAAGCCTTCACTGCCGTTTCTCTTGCCTTTGGaaatcttcgtcctcttctcggTTCCTTCCGCACGTCTCAGAATCTGATCCAAGCTGTTGCGCCGGGCTCGTCACCTCTGTTACAACTCCCTCACTTCACAGACAAAGTTGTACGATCAATagaaggtgaagatgtcAAAAACCATTTCAGTGTCCAAAAATTCATGGACATGCCTGAGGAGAAGCGCCGCTCTCTCACAGTCGGTGCTGGTCTTCTTTCCGAACAACAGTATACCACTGCCATTACTGTCGCCAAACAACTTCCCGTTCTCAAGATTTCCAAGGCGTGGTTTAAGGTTATGGGCGAGAAAGTGATCACCCCTAGCAGTCTGGTCCAGCTTGTTGTGAAGGCACGATTTATTCCGCCTGGGTCCAAGGACGTCCCTGAACCAGACCCCGCCGATCTCGAGGACATCGATCCCGAGGAGGGCGATCTCGACGCGCTCATGGGCCGCGGGCCCTCTAGAAACCGATCAGTTAAGTTTGCAGACGGCCAAAACAACGTCAACAAGAAGGTCCAACCGCCTCTTGCCCACGCGCCATACCTTGCTCTCGACCACTCTCCGCGGTGGCAGATCTTCCTTGTCGATGGCAAACAGGGCAAGATCGCTGTGCCCCCGTTCACATTTACTACCTTTGAAAAGCCTATGCTGGACGAGGCCGGCAACCCCACGTATAACGTCCAGACCCTCCGGATGCAGTTTCAAGCGCCTCCTCAGGTTGGAGACTTCCACTTCGTCATGCACATGGTTTGCGACAGCTACATTGGCTTAGATTCCAAGCTTGACATCACCCTTCACATCGATGATCCGGCCAAAGCAGCcgctttggaggaggaagacgatatTAGTGAACCCGATGAGG ACTCAATAGCTGGACAAATGCAGGCACTGAAGACCGGCcagccgccaaagaagaaagccaagaaaCCTGCAGATGACTCAAGCGACGAAGAGAGTGACACTGAaggcgatgaaggagatACTAGCGATACCAATACCGAAACCGATGTTGACGACTAA
- a CDS encoding D-arabinono-1,4-lactone oxidase (transcript_id=CADANIAT00001824) produces MDPAVARELSRLDPAVPFRASSGHLHHTWARTFYSRPQLYIQPQSLAEIQKVVNLARRCRRRLVVVGSGHSPSDLTCSSAWMVNLDKFNRILNVDRETGIVTVEAGIRLRDLGKQLEQEYGLTLSNLGSIDSQSIAGVIATGTHGSSLAHGLISECIVSLTLMLANGQLVRCSADSNQALFRAALVSLGALGIVVEVSFRSEPSFNIAWKQTRRSLSSVLDEWSSGLWTSHEFVRVWWMPYGKSVIHWYADKTDLPLKPPPRTFYGESIGYHVYHNLLALSNYFPRILPWVEWFVFGMQYGFRAEKTVTEAVEKGRTGLLMNCLYSQFVNEWALPLEKGPEAITRLSAWLHGDTETARIPFPVDGLWVHCPVEVRVADTTLNKYPRPFLDPSSADGPTLYLNATLYRPYHKDPPCKDRYYEAFEWLMRDMGAKPHWAKNFKSMGQELRQMYGENMNEWLKVRQDVDADGMFLGEWHCRTLALSDDRAPGSGSSVTSGLPLMEREKARRQAKFRGAGDGLEWIGDNQWHTDAKETIGVLSTMEEKHNSSSPTTATSEESFDLLASSEASVLIPEP; encoded by the coding sequence ATGGACCCCGCCGTTGCTCGCGAGCTCTCCCGCCTCGACCCCGCGGTGCCGTTCCGCGCCTCTAGCGGGCATCTTCATCATACTTGGGCTCGGACGTTCTACTCACGGCCACAGCTTTATATTCAGCCGCAATCACTAGCAGAGATTCAGAAAGTCGTCAACTTGGCTCGCcgttgtcgtcgtcggctGGTTGTTGTTGGTAGCGGCCATTCGCCTTCCGATCTCACATGTTCTTCCGCGTGGATGGTAAACTTAGATAAATTCAATCGGATATTGAACGTTGACCGTGAGACTGGAATTGTTACGGTTGAGGCCGGGATACGGTTGAGGGATCTGGGGAAACAACTGGAGCAAGAATATGGGCTGACCCTCTCGAATCTCGGGAGTATCGACAGCCAGTCCATTGCTGGCGTCATCGCGACTGGCACACATGGAAGCTCTTTGGCGCATGGACTGATTTCAGAATGCATTGTTTCTCTGACGTTGATGTTGGCCAACGGGCAATTAGTGCGATGCAGTGCGGACAGCAACCAGGCGCTTTTTCGAGCAGCTCTTGTCTCATTGGGGGCACTGGGAATAGTTGTGGAAGTCAGTTTCCGCTCGGAGCCGTCGTTCAATATTGCATGGAAGCAGACAAGGCGCTCGCTTTCGAGTGTGTTGGATGAGTGGTCTTCTGGCTTGTGGACGTCGCATGAATTCGTCCGTGTATGGTGGATGCCATACGGGAAGAGCGTGATTCACTGGTATGCCGACAAGACGGACCTTCCGCTGAAGCCACCACCAAGGACATTCTATGGAGAGTCCATTGGCTACCATGTATACCATAATCTGCTGGCCCTGTCAAATTACTTTCCTCGGATTCTGCCATGGGTGGAATGGTTCGTTTTCGGTATGCAGTATGGGTTCAGAGCTGAGAAGACGGTGACAGAGGCAGTCGAAAAAGGACGTACTGGTCTCTTGATGAATTGCCTCTACTCTCAGTTTGTGAATGAATGGGCACTGCCGCTGGAAAAGGGTCCGGAGGCAATCACAAGGTTGTCGGCCTGGCTGCATGGCGATACCGAAACAGCCCGCATCCCTTTTCCCGTTGACGGACTCTGGGTTCATTGCCCTGTCGAAGTCAGGGTTGCAGATACTACACTCAACAAGTATCCTCGTCCTTTCCTCGACCCGAGCAGTGCTGATGGGCCGACATTGTATCTCAATGCGACACTCTACCGTCCCTACCACAAAGACCCCCCTTGTAAGGATCGTTATTATGAAGCATTTGAGTGGCTAATGAGGGATATGGGCGCAAAACCGCATTGGGCCAAAAATTTTAAGTCAATGGGCCAAGAGCTGCGGCAGATGTACGGGGAGAACATGAATGAGTGGCTCAAAGTGCGTCAGGATGTTGATGCAGACGGCATGTTCCTTGGTGAATGGCATTGTCGTACCCTTGCTTTGTCCGATGACAGAGCTCCGGGGTCAGGATCCTCCGTGACAAGCGGCCTTCCATTGATGGAGCGCGAGAAGGCTCGTCGGCAGGCGAAATTTCGCGGTGCCGGTGATGGTCTTGAGTGGATTGGAGATAACCAGTGGCACACAGATGCAAAAGAGACGATTGGTGTTTTGTCGACtatggaagagaagcacaaCTCAAGTtcaccaacaacagcaacaagtGAGGAGagcttcgatctcctcgcgtCGAGCGAGGCTAGTGTTCTCATCCCTGAACCGTGA
- a CDS encoding uncharacterized protein (transcript_id=CADANIAT00001827), with protein sequence MGQRHNRRRTRPRSRNSVNKTLTPSAISPPADLLCTSSYRYSLDCLENRPASTRHYRGLTWQPSEYLKPDMIIMETEQFRLFGGEPGDDVDLCYRMLEYFGGLDFIDPLQEFKPLPG encoded by the exons ATGGGACAGAGGCACAACCGACGACGAACCCGCCCTCGATCTCGAAACTCCGTCAATAAAACGCTGACTCCGAGTGCTatatctcctccagccgACTTGCTCTGCACCTCGTCCTATCGGTACTCTCTCGACTGTCTAGAAAACCGCCCGGCCTCGACCCGGCACTATCGGGGGTTGACATGGCAGCCTTCTGAGTACCTGAAACCGGACATGATCATCATGGAGACGGAGCAATTCCGGCTCTTTGGAGGCGAGCCTGGGGATGACGTGGATCTTTGCTATCGCATGCTCGAGTATTTTGGAGGACTCGATTTTATAGATCC TCTGCAGGAGTTCAAACCGTTGCCTGGGTGA
- a CDS encoding putative gelsolin repeat protein (transcript_id=CADANIAT00001823) has product MTSTPDAAEGSEDVNDFLQRIRELGEKRDKEDEERTKKLEEEILQGRKERQARRAERARSISPTKDSSPILDPARLSMSSLSHRAIDPPEQLEPTTPRTPVHDAHSVSNTFRDDKVASTGSSPAGSRLEASEVGVSPKASPTLRSRAGTLSWQQRPSSRDLSGNRTFFSTSPSRETRWRAMSNASATETGALASPLASSSPLREPSSLRQPEVDDTPAQETPFKEGKVDQSENTKTKAPEAMEQTESAKENGHRDTTDEQSPPPSRASSSFADSSLGNRYSVSSVSTATGLGSPLPLSSAQKFEPPKQEGESDSHMAFPVSPRRLSPERSTSPTKGLGGFVQSAMLRRSDSVSKRWSAQLPSGLSRNSSFASNRNSFAAPSNTDLTATPKLNREGTSISSPRPSSSHSEATIVRQAKAEQRPATPPASSRSESLSRPPLTVHARSSSIMSVESQGEGGSRPTTPVSRTMDQRRWSPTKSTWLESALNISESPRHKRQPSQQSISSLNKDRQSRTSVDLGRRNSFKEVNTVGLMRTTPLGGHVKKQSLSGIPNVLKTPDLSPTKEKPLNDASLIKEEPSLEQGPLPIETTVPGSPLKTDGVETTFEMPEAPEALNEVSEVPEVAKDSAVPEAAEKSPDGDLKHKNIPPALSPTPKANTDVPVLSPRQPIRDPLLDRPKPQSPVVDFRANLRKREVVKDQSSTAEPEFKNVFGKLRKAETSNYVAPDELKNNILKGKAALNMTSGPKKTQRVDELKESILKQKEAMKANGGSVRRNTLEQAEAPTEAVPEAIMKRRHLAKSSIDRTNSPVGSLSPTAGEGEAPVSQLLRQPSPMLSSDEESATTAQHAQSAVDELRSPSSELPEKNTAPITSDTGVRDEAARHDTKELVEVNSETGQKQPTMEAIEPVRPLPPANTTRSSLPVKEDVVTKGSLAGRINPALAGLLSRGPPAVSDGSIKPKVLPAARESALPSDTAISAPALTHLTKARVKGPKRRPPKAIPVADENTEPTDLSVSAKTTPSSSDLDTPATNFSPNEKPLPDTRSWPLPEQGLNDSKAAPGADSPQSSLPVPSVPEEPRDVLPPVPEKDKYPDPLLSTPSKRSPTLERKVYEAENQGKSPSISAFTPSQPASSPSSPQNNQPRTSFTHYSSPTPSPLRTSFRENQPVPSPRMGSPYNFLNRSRDSSPFRKSLPSPPVPPKGSYASTDQLSSPRSSVSLVPQADESLEAISHFFKTLPRSSDRVNIDPQLMLTDKGDGLSIRTLRKQIWEITGEGNKQDLPVNQEYILYEGAMYLCVHSFEEDGSPRTEVQLWRGDDIWGGAVDSALPFARRVARENSCKLEIISQGKEPARFIQALGGILITRRGSSSRSSSSAIFMLCGRKHLGQMVFDEVDFSPRNLCSGYPFVISAMFGKVYLWKGKGSSAEEIGAARLIGMDLGLTGEFEEVAEGEEPSSFYEVFPQHKETEEYAQSEDWLLKPAHDHFRHRLLRVDHELGQRSFWIRRPGSSSPVIRPNDTVQEVEPFSQKDLSPRGIYILDTFFEIYVIVGEQASNRPAEFASAVVFAHEYGILAASLQDRPFIPRSFISLGGTPETCRSAFRKWTRRPLERPPQVFPLNAAIDAIRS; this is encoded by the exons ATGACTTCCACTCCCGATGCGGCGGAAGGCAGCGAGGATGTAAACGACTTCCTTCAACGAATTCGGGAACTCGGTGAGAAACGTGAcaaggaagacgaagagcgaacgaagaagctggaagaggagattctgCAAGGTCGCAAGGAAAGACAGGCTAGGAGAGCTG AGCGAGCACGATCTATTTCCCCAACAAAGGATTCCTCTCCGATCCTCGACCCCGCTCGACTGAGCATGTCGTCCTTGAGTCACCGAGCCATTGATCCTCCGGAACAGCTTGAGCCGACTACCCCTCGAACCCCAGTCCATGATGCCCACAGCGTTTCAAACACATTTCGAGACGACAAAGTAGCTTCAACAGGAAGTAGTCCAGCGGGGTCGAGACTGGAAGCAAGCGAGGTTGGAGTCTCTCCGAAAGCTTCGCCCACGCTACGGAGCAGGGCCGGAACTTTATCCTGGCAGCAGCGACCTAGTTCTCGAGACCTTAGTGGAAATCGTACCTTCTTTTCCACCTCGCCTTCACGCGAGACTCGTTGGAGGGCCATGTCAAATGCTTCAGCCACCGAAACCGGAGCGTTAGCTAGCCCCCTGGCATCTTCGTCCCCATTGCGAGAGCCGTCCTCTCTGCGCCAGCCTGAGGTAGACGACACGCCAGCGCAAGAAACGCCTTTCAAGGAGGGCAAAGTCGACCAATCTGAAAACACAAAGACAAAGGCCCCCGAAGCGATGGAGCAAACGGAATCAGCCAAGGAGAATGGCCACCGGGACACAACAGATGAACAATCACCGCCTCCGTCGAGAGCTAGCTCAAGCTTTGCAGATAGCAGTCTGGGGAACCGGTACAGTGTATCATCTGTCTCGACAGCCACCGGTCTCGGGTCTCCGCTGCCCCTGTCTAGCGCGCAGAAGTTCGAACCTCCGAAACAGGAAGGAGAGTCTGACAGCCATATGGCGTTTCCGGTCTCACCACGGCGACTTTCGCCGGAGCGTTCAACATCTCCAACAAAAGGCCTAGGTGGTTTTGTTCAAAGTGCCATGCTGCGACGGTCAGACAGCGTGTCGAAGCGATGGAGTGCTCAGCTACCGTCAGGGCTTAGCCGGAACAGTTCGTTTGCCAGCAATCGCAATAGTTTTGCTGCCCCGAGCAACACTGATCTCACCGCTACACCCAAACTGAACCGAGAAGGCACTTCTATATCGTCCCCACGACCTAGTTCGAGTCACAGTGAGGCGACTATAGTCCGTCAAGCAAAAGCCGAACAACGTCCCGCAACCCCCCCTGCCTCAAGTAGGAGTGAGAGTTTAAGCAGACCCCCTCTGACTGTACATGCTAGATCTAGCAGTATTATGAGTGTGGAATCGCAGGGTGAAGGCGGATCACGTCCTACGACTCCCGTTTCCAGGACAATGGATcagaggagatggagtcCAACCAAATCTACCTGGCTGGAAAGTGCCTTGAATATTTCTGAATCCCCAAGACATAAACGGCAACCGTCCCAGCAGTCCATCTCATCTTTGAACAAAGATCGGCAGTCAAGGACTAGTGTGGATCTAGGACGCCGGAATAGCTTTAAGGAAGTCAATACAGTTGGCCTCATGCGGACTACGCCTCTTGGCGGCCATGtgaaaaagcaaagcctCTCGGGGATTCCCAATGTGCTCAAGACTCCGGATCTTAGTCCCACTAAAGAAAAGCCGCTGAATGACGCAAGTCTTATTAAAGAGGAACCGTCATTGGAACAGGGGCCTCTCCCAATCGAGACAACTGTGCCTGGCTCGCCATTAAAGACTGACGGCGTCGAGACCACTTTCGAAATGCCCGAAGCTCCTGAAGCGCTTAATGAAGTATCTGAGGTACCTGAAGTCGCCAAGGATTCTGCTGTGCCTGAAGCAGCTGAGAAAAGCCCTGATGGTGATCTGAAGCATAAAAATATTCCGCCCGCCTTGTCACCAACTCCTAAGGCCAATACTGATGTTCCTGTGCTGTCCCCTCGTCAGCCCATCCGCGACCCATTACTGGACCGTCCTAAGCCCCAATCGCCAGTGGTTGATTTTAGGGCAAATCTTCGAAAGCGCGAAGTCGTAAAGGATCAGTCTTCCACAGCGGAGCCTGAGTTCAAGAATGTGTTTGGAAAGCTCAGGAAGGCAGAAACGTCAAATTATGTCGCACCGGACGAGCTCAAGAATAACATACTCAAAGGCAAGGCTGCTCTGAACATGACTAGTGGCCCAAAGAAAACCCAGAGAGTGGATGAACTTAAAGAGAGCATtctgaagcagaaagaagctATGAAAGCGAACGGGGGCTCCGTTCGACGGAATACACTTGAGCAAGCGGAAGCTCCCACCGAAGCGGTCCCGGAGGCCATTATGAAGCGCCGGCACCTGGCCAAGTCAAGTATTGACAGGACTAATTCTCCAGTAGGTAGTCTGTCACCGACTGCAGGAGAGGGTGAAGCGCCGGTGTCTCAATTACTCCGGCAACCCTCGCCCATGCTCTCTAGCGACGAAGAATCTGCCACGACGGCCCAGCATGCGCAAAGCGCCGTTGATGAACTCAGGTCTCCTTCAAGCGAACTACCAGAAAAAAACACAGCACCAATTACATCAGATACCGGGGTGAGGGACGAGGCTGCGCGTCATGACACCAAGGAGTTGGTGGAGGTAAACTCAGAGACAGGGCAAAAGCAACCGACGATGGAGGCCATTGAACCGGTGCGTCCTCTGCCACCGGCAAATACTACGCGAAGTTCACTGCCTGTCAAAGAGGACGTCGTTACTAAAGGTAGCCTCGCAGGCCGAATAAACCCTGCCCTAGCAGGTCTTCTATCCCGTGGCCCACCTGCTGTATCAGACGGCTCGATAAAACCAAAAGTTCTACCGGCCGCCAGGGAAAGCGCCCTGCCGTCCGACACAGCCATTTCAGCCCCTGCACTCACCCATTTGACGAAAGCTCGCGTAAAGGGCCCCAAGAGGCGGCCCCCCAAGGCCATTCCCGTAGCGGACGAGAATACAGAGCCGACAGACTTGAGCGTCTCAGCCAAAACTacaccctcatcctctgaTCTAGATACGCCTGCTACAAACTTTTCCCCAAATGAGAAACCGTTGCCCGACACAAGAAGTTGGCCTCTTCCTGAACAAGGTCTCAACGACTCGAAAGCTGCGCCGGGAGCTGATTCGCCGCAGTCCTCGCTGCCGGTCCCAAGTGTACCTGAGGAACCTAGAGACGTCTTACCACCGGTACCAGAGAAGGATAAATACCCGGATCCGCTACTTTCTACGCCGTCAAAAAGGTCTCCAACCTTGGAGCGAAAGGTTTACGAAGCAGAAAACCAGGGAAAGTCTCCCTCCATATCCGCCTTCACTCCatctcagccagccagctctCCGTCAAGTCCTCAAAACAACCAGCCACGAACCTCATTTACTCACTACTCCTCACCGACACCCTCGCCGCTACGGACTAGTTTCAGGGAGAACCAACCCGTCCCTTCTCCGCGTATGGGTAGCCCATACAACTTCCTCAACCGATCAAGAGATTCGTCACCGTTCCGAAAGTCCTTGCCCTCTCCGCCTGTTCCCCCTAAAGGAAGCTATGCTTCTACTGACCAATTGTCGTCCCCGAGATCATCCGTCTCATTAGTTCCGCAAGCTGATGAATCCCTTGAAGCAATCTCTCATTTCTTTAAGACGCTTCCACGCTCCAGTGATCGTGTCAATATTGATCCACAGTTAATGCTGACCGACAAAGGCGACGGCTTAAGTATCCGAACGTTGAGAAAGCAGATATGGGAAATTACGGGAGAAGGCAACAAGCAAGATCTACCGGTTAACCAGGAGTACATTCTTTACGAAGGCGCAATGTACTTGTGTGTCCATTCGTTCGAGGAGGATGGCAGTCCGAGAACCGAAGTTCAGCTTTGGCGCGGCGATGATATTTGGGGTGGAGCAGTGGATAGCGCCTTACCTTTCGCACGTAGGGTTGCCCGTGAGAATAGCTGCAAGTTGGAAATCATCAGCCAGGGGAAAGAACCAGCCCGTTTCATTCAGGCGCTCGGTGGCATCCTAATTACACGGCGTGGCTCCAGCTCCCGTTCCAGCTCATCGGCCATCTTTATGCTGTGCGGACGGAAACACCTGGGGCAAATGGTATTTGACGAGGTTGATTTCTCACCGCGTAATCTGTGCAGTGGCTACCCGTTTGTGATATCAGCCATGTTTGGCAAGGTATACTTgtggaaggggaaaggaagtTCCGCTGAAGAGATTGGCGCGGCTCGTCTCATTGGTATGGACCTTGGACTGACGGGCGAATTTGAAGAAGTCGCCGAAGGAGAGGAGCCCAGCAGCTTCTACGAGGTTTTTCCTCAACATAAGGAGACAGAAGAATATGCACAATCCGAAGATTGGCTTTTGAAACCGGCTCATGATCATTTCCGCCATCGGTTACTCCGCGTGGACCATGAGCTTGGCCAGCGATCGTTTTGGATCCGACGTCCAGGTTCATCATCTCCAGTGATTCGTCCTAATGACACAGTCCAGGAGGTCGAGCCATTCTCGCAGAAGGACCTTTCACCACGGGGTATCTACATCCTTGACACTTTCTTCGAGATCTATGTGATCGTGGGCGAACAAGCTTCCAATAGGCCGGCTGAGTTTGCATCGGCGGTCGTCTTTGCGCACGAGTACGGAATTCTGGCCGCTTCACTTCAGGATCGACCTTTTATCCCCAGGAGCTTTATATCCCTAGGCGGGACGCCCGAGACTTGCCGCAGCGCATTCCGCAAATGGACCCGTCGTCCGTTGGAACGACCACCACAGGTATTCCCATTGAATGCTGCGATTGACGCCATTCGATCTTAA
- a CDS encoding Zn(II)2Cys6 transcription factor domain-containing protein (transcript_id=CADANIAT00001825): MIFLGDWQPKLRPKSHIAGFPDAIYDFSTVSSLSQLESRIASSEEKHDQRVFRVKRKHVLKACDRCRVKKTKCDGKQPCNRCSSYNHPCLFRERKATQTKVYSRGFVEMLESHHSLVIKALQRLYKLCASKEGFPGEPLVETSDGYPLTHAILDRLGLIKQAEDSSQEARSEETEDLHYLRMLSGSTDCSATTDPSPEPVTPSDPVPRPTSPIQLSPVEHDPIKWEFQSIQPQTVRPEPPAYHGYPQTEYRAATLPPSILDIPALATESKCATVGPVAGLAQPYLYCCSPQSTDNRLPAVTTGPAVLSSVSAAGIPLDLVEDYGLHIPEHQPIYQLPSQSAWAYPCE; the protein is encoded by the exons ATGATCTTCCTTGGAGACTG GCAGCCCAAACTGCGCCCAAAGTCGCATATAGCGGGATTCCCAGACGCTATATACGATTTTTCTACTGTCTCATCTCTGTCCCAGCTCGAATCTCGCATAGCTTCGAGTGAAGAAAAGCATGACCAACGCGTTTTCCGCGTAAAGCGCAAACATGTTTTGAAGGCCTGCGATCGCTGCAGAGtcaagaagacgaag TGTGATGGGAAACAACCCTGCAATCGTTGCTCATCATATAACCACCCCTGCCTATTCCGGGAAAGAAAAGCTACTCAGACAAAGGTCTACTCTCGAGG ATTCGTGGAGATGTTAGAATCACATCATTCGCTAGTTATCAAGGCACTTCAGAGGCTGTACAAGCTCTGTGCTAGCAAGGAAGGATTTCCAGGCGAGCCGCTTGTTGAGACGTCTGACGGATATCCCCTAACGCACGCAATCCTCGACCGCTTGGGGCTGATCAAGCAGGCCGAGGACTCCTCTCAAGAGGCGCGCAGTGAAGAGACTGAGGACCTTCACTATCTCCGCATGCTATCAGGCTCAACCGACTGCAGCGCAACAACTGACCCGTCACCCGAGCCCGTTACGCCCTCTGACCCTGTCCCAAGGCCTACTAGTCCCATTCAACTATCCCCAGTTGAACATGACCCCATCAAGTGGGAGTTCCAGTCAATCCAACCACAGACTGTCCGACCAGAGCCACCTGCGTATCACGGCTACCCACAAACTGAATATCGAGCAGCGACGCTGCCACCATCAATTCTAGATATTCCAGCTCTCGCAACCGAATCCAAGTGCGCCACCGTGGGCCCCGTTGCCGGCCTCGCGCAGCCCTATCTCTACTGTTGCAGTCCCCAGTCAACAGATAACCGCCTACCTGCAGTGACGACGGGCCCCGCGGTTCTATCCTCAGTATCAGCAGCTGGAATTCCACTTGACTTAGTCGAGGACTACGGTCTGCATATCCCCGAGCATCAACCTATTTACCAACTGCCTTCGCAATCAGCGTGGGCATACCCTTGTGAATAG